The following are encoded in a window of Psilocybe cubensis strain MGC-MH-2018 chromosome 4, whole genome shotgun sequence genomic DNA:
- a CDS encoding Pantothenate transporter FEN2 — protein sequence MDRSYPDLAGASYAGQATTFAWANQICADDDQERAVVLASMNMWNNAVNAWWSIVFYPATDAPKFRKGMIAMICVALATLGITWLVYALERREWRRMRDARFLREEKEQDAQSDTRSRGEAGSVNSRSRSRSRHRGSVGDAK from the exons ATGGACAGATCATACCCAG ATCTAGCAGGAGCGTCATATGCTGGTCAGGCGACGACGTTTGC ATGGGCGAACCAAATATGTGCAGACGACGATCAGGAACGCGCCGTCGTCCTCGCATCCATGAA TATGTGGAATAACGCAGTGAACGCGTGGTGGTCGATCGTGTTCTATCCAGCGACGGACGCGCCCAAGTTCCGCAAGGGCATGATCGCTATGATATGTGTCGCGCTCGCCACGCTGGGTATCACCTGGCTGGTGTATGCGCTCGAGCGTAGGGAGTGGCGGCGGATGCGCGATGCGAGATTCttgagagaagagaaagaacaGGATGCGCAATCTGATACCAGATCGCGAGGCGAGGCTGGAAGCGTGAAcagtcgcagtcgcagcCGGAGTCGCCACCGCGGTTCTGTGGGAGATGCGAAATAA
- a CDS encoding Rho GDP-dissociation inhibitor: MSAHDDQDDLKPSNTPGYKPGAAKSADEYARLDAEDESLARWKASLGIVPGASTEASGPKVTVLTLELASPTLPSGKEIIFDLKDTARLADTKKNPIVIKEGVEYNVRITFKVNHSIISGVRYIQVVKRAGVKVDKMEQMLGSYGPSPDGKPYAKNFEPEESPSGMLARSGTYHVKSRVVDDDGEVYADWEWYFKLAKEWA, translated from the exons ATGTCCGCC CACGACGATCAAGATGATCTCAAACCTTCCAACACCCCAG GATACAAGCCTGGCGCTGCGAAGTCTGCAGACGAATACGCTCGGCTTGACGCTGAGGATGAGAGTCTAGCGCGTTGGAAGGCTTCGCTTGGAATTGTTCCCGGTGCTTCCACCGAAGCCAGTGGTCCCAAA GTAACAGTCCTTACCCTTGAGCTTGCTTCGCCCACCCTGCCTTCTGGGAAAGAAATCATTTTTGATCTCAAAGACACGGCCAGACTAGCGGATACAAAGAAGAACCCCATCGTCATCAAGGAAGGTGTTGAGTACAA CGTTCGTATTACTTTCAAAGTTAACCACTCCATTATTTCT GGTGTTCGATATATCCAAGTCGTGAAACGCGCAGGGGTGAAAG TTGACAAAATGGAGCAAATGCTTGGCTCATACGGTCCCTCCCCTGATGGCAAACCATACGCAAAGAACTTTGAGCCAGAAGAGTCCCCATCTGGAATGTTGGCTCGGTCTGGAACATACCATGTTAAAAGccgtgttgttgacgacgacggtgaGGTCTATGCCG ACTGGGAGTGGTACTTCAAGCTTGCTAAGGAGTGGGCATAA
- a CDS encoding cAMP-dependent protein kinase regulatory subunit: protein MSSTFDALVADLTRDFNRVQPRDALQFCANWFQSRLEEQRARTRDLLATRSASIAAPSDLYTDSPAAGLPTLAPFPRPRSSIRDSIAHSPFGTLNVPGNALLTTGDRTPPSFRFNQNELPPTSPLSNANPFAAFDTATPTPPHHPGDYLHAPSAAIFARRTSVSAESIAVDSSTDEPLRVYPKTEDQVRRIKAATGSNFIFRDLDEEQETGVLNAMQERKVVKNEIVIRQGDVGEYFYVVESGQLYCYIHPEPLPSNWPPEGSIAKSESKIAQQKYHPEFGKMVQECKPGSSFGELALMHNALRAATVLAVEPSILWSLDRITFRTIILKAAHRRRTMYEQFLSTVTLLSSLDAPERSKIADALVSSVYADGEAVVRQGEIGDTFFFIEEGEAIVTKTQQTENGDIREVQVGHLKKGDYFGELSLLRLAPRAATVSAIYRKDASMPKLKVAALDEAAFTRLLGPLREIMERKAGEAYGTTLMDAQVQKRQGFDLGLPGLTDIFPGPAKDHSTSASATSSSSSVSASATDPSSSSSSSSSSISSSSSTDSSTDSTPEVTPTPSPEFSTTTTQSTRTVLAPAADASTSAQPSAAPTHTAFLQNKVLSGLVFALVGVVGLVVIVSLLTFFIRRKRTRRFVEDAVSFDPVKMGGSGYPDAHAHALEAGRQQTYPRSSTSTGRASSNGNGPEIRQAAPFADYVPPPPPPPPHSQMYNNSSASLRSYQSQQQQASAYSQPFNWAAPPPQSVHNDPYRGPVA, encoded by the exons ATGTCCTCGACGTTCGACGCTCTCGTCGCCGACCTCACCCGCGATTTCAACCGCGTCCAGCCCAGAGATGCACTCCAGTTCTGCGCTAATTGGTTCCAGTCTCGTCTAGAAGAGCAGCGCGCCCGCACCCGCGATCTGCTCGCCACTCGCTCAGCGTCCATCGCTGCCCCCAGCGACCTCTACACTGACAGCCCAGCCGCTGGCCTCCCCACCCTCGCCCCATTCCCCCGGCCCCGCTCTTCTATCCGCGACAGCATCGCCCACAGCCCTTTCGGTACGCTCAATGTCCCCGGCAACGCTCTCCTCACCACAGGCGATCGCACACCCCCCTCGTTCCGTTTCAACCAGAACGAGCTTCCGCCCACCTCCCCACTCAGCAATGCCAATCCGTTTGCGGCGTTTGATACGgccacacccacacccccaCACCACCCGGGCGACTACCTGCATGCGCCGAGCGCCGCCATCTTTGCACGGCGCACATCCGTGTCTGCAGAGTCGATCGCTGTCGACAGCAGCACGGACGAGCCGCTGCGGGTGTACCCCAAGACGGAGGACCAGGTGAGACGCATCAAGGCTGCGACGGGCAGCAACTTTATCTTTCGCGATCTGGATGAGGAGCAGGAGACGGGGGTGCTCAACGCCATGCAGGAGCGCAAGGTcgtcaagaatgagatcgtgATCCGCCAGGGCGATGTAGGAGAGTACTTTTACGTCGTCGAGTCTGGGCAGCTTTACTGCTATATCCACCCCGAGCCACTGCCGAGCAACTGGCCCCCAGAGGGCTCGATCGCAAAGAGCGAAAGCAAGATCGCTCAACAAAAGTACCACCCCGAGTTTGGGAAGATGGTTCAGGAGTGCAAGCCGGGGAGCTCGTTTGGTGAGCTTGCGTTGATGCACAATGCGCTGCGTGCGGCGACGGTGCTCGCTGTTGAGCCGTCGATCTTGTGGTCGTTGGACCGCATCACGTTCCGGACGATCATTCTCAAGGCGGCGCATAGGCGGCGTACTATGTACGAGCAGTTTCTGTCTACGGTGACTCTGCTGTCGTCGTTGGATGCACCTGAGCGGAGCAAGATCGCAGATGCGCTTGTCAGTAGTGTGTATGCTGATGGCGAGGCTGTTGTCAGGCAGGGGGAGATAGGTGATACGTTCTTCTTTATTGAAGAAGGGGAAGCTATTGTTACCAAGACGCAACAAACTGAAAATGGGGACATTCGCGAGGTCCAGGTAGGACATCTCAAGAAGGGAGACTACTTTGGAG AATTATCGTTGTTGCGTCTTGCACCAAGGGCAGCTACTGTTAGTGCTATATATCGGAAGGACGCATCGATGCCCAAGTTGAAAGTGGCAGCGCTTGATGAGGCAGCGTTCACGCGACTTTTGGGGCCGCTACGCGAGATCATGGAGCGCAAGGCAGGGGAAGCATATGGAA CGACCTTGATGGACGCCCAAGTTCAGAAAAGACAAGGCTTCG ATTTAGGACTGCCTGGGTTGACTGATAT CTTTCCTGGCCCAGCCAAGGATCATTCTACGTCCGCGTCTGCAACCTC ATCTTCGTCAAGTGTGTCTGCAAGCGCGAC AGATCCGTCTTCATCcagctcctcctcgtcttcttccatctcctcctcctcctccaccgaCTCATCCACCGACTCGACTCCGGAGGTAACACCCACACCCTCCCCAGAATTctcaaccacaaccacccaGTCCACCCGCACAGTCCTCGCACCCGCCGCCGACGCATCCACCTCCGCCCAGCCCTCCGCAGCGCCCACACACACCGCCTTCCTGCAAAACAAAGTCCTCTCCGGGCTCGTCTTTGCCCTCGTCGGCGTTGTGGgcctcgtcgtcatcgtcagtCTCCTCACATTTTTCATCCGCCGTAAGCGCACCCGCCGCTTCGTCGAGGACGCTGTCTCGTTTGACCCCGTCAAGATGGGCGGATCCGGGTACCCCGACGCGCATGCGCACGCGCTAGAAGCGGGCCGGCAGCAGACGTACCCGCGctcgagcacgagcacgGGGCGCGCGAGCAGTAATGGGAATGGTCCAGAGATCAGACAGGCAGCGCCCTTTGCGGACTACgtcccgccgccgccaccgccaccgccgcaTTCGCAGATGTACAACAACTCTTCGGCGAGTTTGAGGTCGTATCagtcgcagcagcagcaggcgtcAGCGTACAGTCAACCTTTCAACTGGgctgcaccaccaccacagtCGGTACACAATGATCCTTACAGAGGGCCTGTTGCTTGA
- a CDS encoding putative membrane protein C3B8.06 encodes MLLLRWPSVVPLLCAALCALAVPSPEQPLSLATRDGGAHHHAHGAPLLVLNETEVTLYHSPTPPSYYTLDFEDEGYQQRHKGLMIFHGLFMSLAFFVSLPVGAVHGSQGYLLILVAISLSTLDIIAAIRRFVTFLRSPNKSFNTFWRHVIKKEAINSANSSPEYVGLISEEPDEFTTPKPFRQSVDMHDVELNDMDRNHTEQWAKAIHRHQKTFSMASERTVFGSHSPSNSQDTLHDAKSRTKSLSHFERLQSVGRIVFAIVERALVVGGFAQLLMGIVTYSGGCRENYLNGCLAHLIKGGIFWCYGLLTFARFLGSFADRGWAWNRSLSGDSCTAEFVESFVIFLYGATNTWMERFGAQPGDPFTTKQIQHISIAVMFCFAGLVGMGIESKRIRKWLASSAFSLSSLSDAPQEAVVEPLSYIGSYNPFPALVIGVTGAAMAAHAQTYLFQVQIHSLWGNLLVAFSVLRCLTYFFLWLGPPKSVLPSRPPTEALGSFFLACGGLVFMFSTEEVTIAAMRRGRDDVMMFLNVAVALTCLAFCWTLFVVGFKGWIKSRTQPSVTYRHAA; translated from the exons ATGCTGCTTCTTCGCTGGCCAAGCGTTGTCCCTTTGCTATGTGCAGCCCTTTGTGCACTTGCAGTTCCATCTCCCGAGCAACCGCTCTCTCTCGCAACCCGAGACGGTGGCGCACACCATCATGCCCACGGTGCTCCCCTTCTTGTCCTAAATGAGACAGAGGTCACCCTCTACCACTCCCCAACGCCTCCGTCATATTATACCCTCGactttgaggatgaaggcTACCAACAACGCCATAAAGGTCTTATGATCTTTCACGGCTTGTTCATGTCCCTCGCCTTTTTTGTTTCGCTCCCAGTTG GCGCCGTACATGGATCACAAGGATATCTGCTTATCCTCGTAGCCATCTCACTATCCACTCTCGATATCATCGCTGCAATTCGGCGTTTTGTGACGTTCCTCAGATCGCCAAACAAATCTTTTAATACTTTCTGGCGACATGTAATCAAGAAGGAGGCAATTAATTCAGCAAACTCCAGTCCGGAGTACGTTGGCTTGATCTCGGAAGAGCCGGACGAATTCACAACGCCAAAGCCATTCCGCCAATCCGTTGACATGCACGATGTTGAATTGAACGATATGGACCGCAATCATACTGAGCAGTGGGCAAAAGCAATTCATCGCCATCAAAAAACCTTTTCGATGGCTTCAGAAAGGACGGTCTTTGGTTCTCACTCTCCAAGTAACTCTCAGGACACCCTCCACGACGCCAAATCTCGAACCAAGTCATTATCACATTTTGAACGCCTCCAGTCCGTCGGACGCATTGTTTTTGCAATTGTGGAAAGGGCGCTTGTTGTTGGCGGCTTTGCGCAGCTCCTAATGGGAATTGTTACCTACTCGG GAGGATGCAGAGAAAATTACCTGAATGGATGTTTAGCCCATTTGATCA AAGGAGGCATTTTCTGGTGTTATGGATTGCTTACCTTTGCTCGTTTTCTCGGATCGTTTGCGGATCGAGGATGGGCGTGGAACAGGTCACTATCTGGGGATTCATGTACAGCCGAATTCGTAGAATCGTTCGTGATTTTCCTTTACGGTGCCACCAACACGTGGATGGAGAGGTTTGGCGCACAACCCGGCGATCCTTTCACTACCAAGCAGATCCAGCACATTAGCATTGCA GTTATGTTCTGTTTTGCTGGTCTCGTTGGAATGGGGATTGAATCGAAACGGATTCGCAAATGGCTTGCTTCCTCCGCATTTTCTTTGTCATCCCTTTCAGATGCCCCGCAAGAGGCTGTGGTGGAACCTTTGAGCTATATCGGGAGCTACAACCCCTTCCCTGCCCTGGTTATAGGAGTGACAGGAGCGGCGATGGCCGCACATGCTCAAACATATCTCTTTCAG GTTCAGATCCACTCTTTATGGGGAAACTTGCTTGTCGCTTTCTCTGTCCTGAGATGTTTGACTTATTTCTTCCTGTGGCTTGGACCTCCAAAGTCAGTTCTGCCTTCACGTCCACCGACCGAAGCTCTGGGAAGTTTCTTCCTTGCCTGCGGTGGTCTCGTCTTTATGTTTTCTACGGAAGAAGTCACAATCGCCGCAATGAGAAGGGGTCGTGATG ACGTCATGATGTTTCTAAATGTGGCCGTTGCTCTTACTTGCCTTGCTTTCTGCTGGACCCTTTTCGTTGTGGGTTTCAAAGGATGGATCAAATCACGGACGCAGCCTTCTGTGACCTACCGACATGCGGCATaa